In the genome of Myxosarcina sp. GI1, the window ATGGATGCCAGTCAAAATATACAGTCTGTATTAGCCCCCAATTCGGCAATTGACCAACGAACCGCATATCAACCGAGTCCGATTAAGGATTTCGTTCAAGAAACTTCGGCACTTACAAAACGTCTATTTATTCAACTGCAACGCCGTCCTTCGACTTTAATTGCAGGCATCATTCAACCCTTTATGTGGTTGGTTTTGTTTGGCGCGTTATTTAGCAAAGCTCCTCAAGGGCTATTTGGTAACGACCTCAGTTATGCCAAATTCTTAGCACCAGGAGTAATTGTCTTTACGGCATTTTCTGGCGCATTAAATGCAGGTTTGCCCGTAATGTTCGATCGCGAGTTTGGTTTTCTCAACCGTTTATTGGTTGCTCCCCTGTCAACACGCTATTCGATTGTTGCCGCGTCAACTATCTATATAATCGCTCTTAGCGTGATTCAAACGGCAGTAATCATTGGTGCCAGTGCCTTTTTAGGTGCGGGACTGCCAGGGATTGCTGGCTTAAGCGCGATCGCGGCAATTGTATTTTTAATTGTTTTGGGTGTAACGGCACTCAGTCTCGGTTTGGCTTTTGCCCTCCCAGGACACATCGAACTAATTGCAGTAGTATTTGTGACTAACTTACCTCTCTTGTTTGCCAGTACCGCACTAGCTCCTTTAGACTTTATGGCAGGTTGGCTACAGGTTATTGCCAGTCTCAACCCTCTAACTTATGCGATCGAACCAATTCGCTACATCTACCAACACGGAGATTGGGCAATTGG includes:
- a CDS encoding ABC transporter permease: MDASQNIQSVLAPNSAIDQRTAYQPSPIKDFVQETSALTKRLFIQLQRRPSTLIAGIIQPFMWLVLFGALFSKAPQGLFGNDLSYAKFLAPGVIVFTAFSGALNAGLPVMFDREFGFLNRLLVAPLSTRYSIVAASTIYIIALSVIQTAVIIGASAFLGAGLPGIAGLSAIAAIVFLIVLGVTALSLGLAFALPGHIELIAVVFVTNLPLLFASTALAPLDFMAGWLQVIASLNPLTYAIEPIRYIYQHGDWAIGSIVMDTPWLGFSFGGVILVLLAFDALVLAIIQPVLRRRFA